The following are encoded together in the Dyella terrae genome:
- a CDS encoding ArsR/SmtB family transcription factor, producing METNDAIAALTALGHAKRLAIFRLLVVAGPVGRMAGEIGDELDMPGATLSFHLKELVNAGLITAEPQGRFVCYRAAFDAMNGLIAYLTDNCCAGSAGVVCTPGSGVCEPGNGC from the coding sequence ATGGAAACGAATGACGCAATCGCTGCCTTGACCGCCCTGGGTCACGCCAAGCGCCTGGCCATCTTCCGCTTGCTGGTGGTCGCCGGCCCTGTGGGCCGCATGGCCGGGGAGATCGGGGATGAGCTGGACATGCCGGGGGCCACGCTGTCTTTCCACCTGAAAGAGCTGGTGAACGCGGGGCTGATCACGGCTGAGCCGCAGGGACGGTTTGTCTGCTATCGCGCCGCCTTCGACGCCATGAACGGGCTGATCGCTTACCTCACCGACAACTGCTGTGCCGGCAGTGCGGGCGTGGTGTGTACACCGGGAAGCGGCGTTTGCGAGCCCGGCAATGGCTGCTGA
- a CDS encoding arsenate reductase ArsC: protein MTHRVLFVCTGNSARSVLAEATLRAWGGARFEAFSAGSQPTGRINPYALDTLVAAGMPTAGLRSKSWDEFSGENAAPVDLVITVCDSAASEPCPVFFGDFVRAHWGLPDPAAVEGSDANKRAAFTHAHAIIKARLMAFITLPAETWADRGALKAALDRIGFIQSEDPVHG from the coding sequence GTGACTCACCGCGTCTTGTTCGTCTGTACGGGCAACTCCGCCCGCAGTGTGTTGGCCGAGGCCACCTTGCGCGCCTGGGGTGGCGCACGGTTCGAGGCATTCAGCGCCGGTAGCCAGCCCACCGGCCGCATCAACCCTTATGCGTTGGACACGCTGGTTGCCGCGGGCATGCCCACGGCGGGATTGCGCAGCAAGTCGTGGGATGAGTTTTCGGGCGAGAACGCTGCGCCGGTGGATCTGGTGATTACGGTGTGCGACAGCGCGGCTTCCGAACCTTGCCCAGTGTTCTTCGGTGACTTTGTGCGTGCCCATTGGGGCTTGCCCGACCCAGCGGCAGTGGAGGGTAGCGACGCCAACAAGCGCGCCGCATTCACCCACGCGCACGCCATCATCAAGGCGCGCCTCATGGCGTTTATCACCCTGCCCGCCGAAACCTGGGCGGATCGGGGCGCATTGAAGGCCGCGTTGGATCGCATTGGCTTCATCCAGTCCGAGGACCCCGTCCATGGGTGA
- a CDS encoding AAA family ATPase, translated as MQTDPHHPSALHLVCGKIASGKSTLTRHLASRTHTVLISEDAWLSVLYTDEIRTVSDYVRRSGQLRSVLGPHVESLLRTGLSVVLDFPANTVGNRRWMKDIIDRSGADHQLHFLDVPDELCKQRLRARNAEGSHAFAPTDAEFDEITRHFVAPVTEEGFRVVRYESSLAEEGG; from the coding sequence ATGCAAACCGATCCCCATCATCCTTCGGCACTGCACCTAGTGTGCGGGAAGATTGCCTCGGGCAAATCCACGTTGACCCGGCACTTGGCCAGCCGCACACACACGGTGCTGATCAGCGAGGATGCTTGGCTATCCGTGCTTTACACCGACGAGATCCGCACGGTGAGCGATTACGTCCGGCGCTCGGGCCAGTTGCGCAGCGTGCTTGGGCCGCATGTCGAGTCGCTGCTTCGGACGGGCTTGTCGGTGGTGCTCGATTTTCCCGCGAATACGGTCGGAAATCGCCGATGGATGAAGGACATCATCGACCGGTCGGGTGCTGATCATCAGTTGCACTTTCTCGATGTTCCCGACGAGCTCTGCAAGCAACGATTGCGAGCCCGCAATGCCGAGGGCTCGCATGCTTTCGCGCCCACCGACGCCGAGTTTGACGAGATCACACGGCACTTCGTGGCGCCCGTCACCGAAGAGGGTTTTCGGGTGGTGCGCTACGAGTCGTCGCTAGCGGAGGAGGGCGGCTGA
- the arsH gene encoding arsenical resistance protein ArsH, which translates to MTPDLPHLELDLLPRPDSPGLSAGNDASHPPRILILYGSLRPQSFSRKLALEAERILQHLGAETRVFDPHTLPMLDSVPATHPDVQRLREWSIWSEGQVWVSPERHGTITGVFKNQIDWLPLEDGSVRPTQGRTLAVMQVCGGSQSFNVVNTLRVLGRWMRMVAIPNQSSVAKAWQEFDEHGRMKPSPYYDRVVDVMEELMKFTLMVRGRSDYLVSRYSERKGDAVQRALAQAAGAVEKA; encoded by the coding sequence ATGACGCCGGATCTACCCCATCTCGAACTCGACCTGCTCCCGCGCCCAGACAGCCCCGGGCTCAGCGCCGGTAACGATGCCAGTCACCCGCCGCGCATCCTGATCCTTTACGGTTCGCTGCGACCCCAATCCTTCTCCCGAAAGCTGGCCCTGGAAGCCGAGCGCATCCTGCAGCACCTCGGGGCCGAGACGCGGGTGTTCGATCCCCACACGCTACCGATGCTCGACAGCGTGCCAGCCACCCATCCTGATGTGCAGCGGCTGCGCGAGTGGTCGATCTGGTCCGAAGGACAGGTGTGGGTGAGCCCCGAGCGCCACGGCACCATCACCGGCGTCTTCAAGAACCAGATCGATTGGCTACCTCTCGAAGACGGCAGCGTGCGGCCCACGCAAGGACGAACGCTGGCGGTCATGCAGGTGTGCGGCGGCTCCCAGTCGTTCAATGTCGTGAACACGTTGAGGGTGCTGGGGCGATGGATGCGCATGGTGGCCATCCCCAACCAATCCTCGGTGGCCAAGGCCTGGCAGGAGTTCGACGAACACGGGCGCATGAAACCTTCCCCGTACTACGACCGCGTGGTCGACGTCATGGAAGAACTCATGAAGTTCACCCTGATGGTGCGCGGACGCAGCGACTATCTGGTCAGTCGCTACAGCGAACGCAAAGGCGACGCCGTGCAACGCGCACTCGCTCAGGCGGCGGGTGCTGTCGAGAAGGCATGA